A single region of the Stigmatella aurantiaca genome encodes:
- the bioA gene encoding adenosylmethionine--8-amino-7-oxononanoate transaminase, producing the protein MNREAIVALDKRHVWHPYTAMETYIQATNPLVVVGAEGAYLTDADGRRYLDANSSWWVSTLGHRHPRLVKALVEQVGVLGHVSLAGITHAPAARLASELVALAPGAGQEALPAGERLSRVFYVDNGSTAVEVAIKMAAQYWAQNGRPRRTRFITLSGAFHGETVGATSVGGMPEFREVFGPLLFDVVHVPSPAEEGGWERAFAEVERALKASPDEVAGVILEPVVQGAAGMQVYAPAFVRAVREATRAVDTFLIADEVFTGLGRAGARFACELAGVVPDLLCLAKALSGGLLPFAATLATERVFSGFLGGRERALYYGHSYCGNPLGAAVAREVLAVYRDEDVLGQVARKAPRVKAAFEAMAERVPGVVRPRAQGMVGAVDLGGGGYLSGKGWRVYEAALKRGLYLRPLGDTVYIAPPLNIPEATLEELLHGVEESLREASAG; encoded by the coding sequence CTGAACCGGGAGGCCATCGTCGCGCTGGACAAGCGGCACGTGTGGCACCCCTACACCGCGATGGAGACCTACATCCAGGCCACGAATCCCCTGGTGGTGGTAGGGGCCGAGGGGGCCTACCTGACGGATGCGGACGGCCGGCGCTACCTGGACGCGAACAGCTCCTGGTGGGTGTCCACGCTGGGGCACCGGCACCCGCGGTTGGTGAAGGCGCTGGTGGAGCAGGTGGGGGTGCTCGGGCACGTGTCGCTCGCGGGCATCACCCACGCGCCCGCGGCGCGGCTGGCTTCGGAGCTGGTGGCGCTGGCGCCGGGGGCGGGGCAGGAGGCGCTGCCCGCGGGGGAACGGCTCTCGCGGGTGTTCTACGTGGACAACGGGAGCACGGCGGTGGAGGTGGCCATCAAGATGGCGGCGCAGTACTGGGCGCAGAACGGGCGGCCCCGGCGCACGCGCTTCATCACCCTGTCGGGGGCCTTCCACGGAGAGACGGTGGGGGCCACCAGCGTGGGCGGCATGCCCGAGTTCCGCGAGGTGTTCGGGCCGCTGCTGTTCGACGTGGTGCACGTGCCCTCGCCGGCGGAGGAGGGCGGGTGGGAGCGGGCGTTCGCGGAGGTGGAGCGGGCGCTGAAGGCGTCCCCGGACGAGGTGGCGGGCGTCATCCTGGAGCCGGTGGTGCAGGGGGCGGCGGGGATGCAGGTGTACGCGCCGGCGTTCGTCCGGGCGGTGCGCGAGGCGACGCGGGCGGTGGACACGTTCCTCATCGCCGACGAGGTGTTCACGGGGCTGGGGCGCGCGGGGGCGCGCTTCGCGTGCGAGCTGGCGGGGGTGGTGCCGGACCTGCTGTGCCTGGCGAAGGCGCTGAGCGGGGGGCTGCTGCCCTTCGCGGCCACGCTGGCCACGGAGCGGGTGTTCTCGGGCTTCCTGGGCGGGCGGGAGCGGGCGCTGTACTACGGGCACTCGTACTGCGGGAACCCGCTGGGGGCCGCCGTGGCGCGCGAGGTGCTGGCGGTGTACCGGGACGAGGACGTGCTGGGGCAGGTGGCGCGCAAGGCGCCCCGGGTGAAGGCGGCCTTCGAGGCCATGGCGGAGCGGGTGCCGGGGGTGGTGCGGCCGAGGGCCCAGGGCATGGTGGGCGCGGTGGACCTGGGCGGGGGCGGGTACCTGTCCGGCAAGGGCTGGCGCGTGTACGAGGCGGCGCTGAAGCGGGGGCTGTACCTGCGGCCGCTGGGGGACACGGTCTACATCGCCCCGCCGCTGAACATCCCGGAGGCCACGCTGGAGGAGCTGCTCCACGGCGTGGAGGAGAGCCTGCGCGAGGCCTCGGCCGGGTAA
- a CDS encoding HEAT repeat domain-containing protein, with product MTRSTSFHLRAPGLLALMLCPLLAPPAFAQAASQGPAPVHQGETCSVQGLMEQIRRGLGSGSEAYKRYLRTLLRESAVTLPDSELRAAFERETEPSMAEHLAAALVARTERGVDPSAMQAVAKRALEDRDPQVRAATIRAMRRTSATESTGDMYERLVRDASPEVRMEAAANLIEDNQFVYSGHHGPAADLAVAAAAASTDPKVTAKILGSLSTEAISDGSARRLQSLLRSGDADVRAAAVTALGGVPSAQMASTRESLLAMYRGEQDASVRKALLQSIAQLGFTAAVPELQRLRGVDPRLVTEIDAWTQALGMGLQEWSLILREKQRLQQAR from the coding sequence ATGACCCGCTCCACCTCCTTCCACTTGCGCGCGCCCGGCCTGCTGGCCCTCATGCTTTGCCCGCTGCTGGCCCCGCCGGCCTTCGCACAGGCGGCCTCCCAGGGCCCGGCCCCCGTCCACCAGGGGGAGACGTGCTCGGTGCAAGGCTTGATGGAGCAGATCCGGCGGGGGCTCGGCTCGGGGTCGGAAGCGTACAAGCGCTACCTGCGCACGCTCCTGCGCGAGTCCGCCGTCACCTTGCCCGACAGCGAGCTGCGGGCGGCGTTCGAGCGGGAGACGGAGCCCTCCATGGCCGAGCACCTGGCGGCGGCCCTCGTCGCGAGGACCGAGCGCGGGGTGGACCCCAGTGCCATGCAGGCCGTGGCGAAGCGGGCCCTGGAGGATCGCGATCCGCAGGTTCGCGCCGCCACGATTCGCGCCATGCGGCGGACCAGCGCCACGGAGAGCACGGGCGACATGTATGAGCGCCTGGTGAGGGACGCCTCGCCCGAGGTGCGCATGGAGGCCGCAGCCAACCTCATCGAGGACAACCAGTTCGTCTACTCGGGCCACCACGGCCCGGCCGCGGACCTGGCGGTGGCGGCGGCCGCCGCCTCCACGGATCCGAAGGTCACCGCGAAGATCCTCGGCAGCCTTTCGACCGAGGCGATCAGCGACGGCTCGGCGCGCCGGCTCCAGTCCCTGCTGCGAAGCGGCGACGCGGACGTCCGCGCGGCGGCGGTCACCGCGCTGGGCGGAGTGCCCTCGGCGCAGATGGCCAGCACCCGGGAGTCGCTCCTCGCCATGTATCGCGGCGAGCAGGACGCCTCGGTGCGCAAAGCGCTGCTGCAGAGCATCGCCCAGCTGGGGTTCACGGCCGCGGTGCCCGAGCTCCAGCGGCTGCGCGGCGTCGATCCCCGCCTGGTGACGGAGATCGACGCGTGGACGCAAGCACTCGGCATGGGCCTTCAGGAGTGGAGCCTGATTCTGAGGGAGAAACAGCGGTTACAGCAGGCTCGATGA
- a CDS encoding serine hydrolase domain-containing protein codes for MRLPSNLWPLLLPRLLAVAALASCGHLQMDGPGSPPGLLDDGWPVASLEEEGMAREPLLELERRIAAKEYPAPDALLIARHGKLVYERYWNGFHGDTPHDLRSATKSITSLLVGAALAQGLLPGTGTHVLPLLQRYAPFRNADARKERITVRDLLEMRGGWACDDWNPDSPGQEERMYDSRDWVKFVLDLPMAEAPGQSTVYCTGGVVVLGALTEDAAGMPFPEFSRRALFGPLGITRFDWQAADGGRTDTGGHLRLRPRDFAKVGQLLLNGGQWGGSQLVPAAWLQESTTSARTLGDSRYGYLWWLNTFTVGGTPVEALFARGNGGQYLFVFPSLGLTAVFTGSFYNEAASALPIELVGRFVLVSALRPAHWQ; via the coding sequence ATGCGGCTTCCGTCGAACCTGTGGCCCCTGCTTCTGCCCCGGCTCCTGGCCGTGGCCGCGCTCGCATCGTGTGGGCATCTCCAGATGGACGGTCCGGGGAGCCCGCCTGGCCTGCTCGACGATGGGTGGCCGGTCGCCTCGTTGGAAGAGGAGGGCATGGCGCGGGAGCCGCTGCTGGAGCTGGAGCGGCGCATCGCGGCGAAGGAATACCCAGCCCCCGATGCCTTGCTCATCGCCCGCCACGGCAAGCTCGTCTACGAGCGGTACTGGAACGGCTTTCACGGCGACACGCCGCATGACTTGCGCTCCGCCACGAAGAGCATCACCTCGCTGCTGGTGGGGGCAGCCCTGGCGCAAGGGCTGTTGCCGGGCACTGGGACACATGTCCTGCCGTTGCTTCAGCGCTACGCGCCCTTCCGGAACGCGGACGCGCGCAAGGAGCGCATCACCGTCAGGGACTTGCTCGAGATGCGCGGCGGGTGGGCGTGCGACGACTGGAACCCGGACTCTCCGGGCCAGGAAGAGCGGATGTATGATTCCAGGGATTGGGTGAAGTTCGTCCTCGACCTTCCGATGGCCGAGGCGCCGGGCCAGTCCACCGTGTATTGCACGGGCGGCGTGGTGGTCCTGGGCGCGCTGACCGAGGACGCGGCGGGGATGCCCTTCCCCGAGTTCTCGCGCCGTGCGCTCTTCGGGCCGCTGGGCATCACCCGGTTCGACTGGCAGGCGGCGGACGGGGGCCGCACCGACACGGGGGGGCACCTGCGCCTGCGCCCGCGCGACTTCGCGAAGGTGGGCCAGCTCCTGCTGAATGGCGGCCAGTGGGGGGGATCGCAGCTCGTCCCGGCGGCGTGGCTCCAGGAGTCCACCACGAGCGCGCGGACGCTGGGGGACTCCCGGTATGGCTACCTCTGGTGGCTCAACACCTTCACCGTGGGCGGCACACCCGTGGAGGCGCTCTTCGCGCGAGGCAACGGCGGGCAGTACCTCTTCGTGTTCCCGTCACTCGGGCTGACGGCGGTCTTCACGGGCAGCTTCTACAACGAGGCGGCGTCCGCCCTGCCCATCGAGCTGGTAGGGCGGTTCGTCCTCGTGTCCGCGCTGCGGCCGGCTCACTGGCAGTAG
- a CDS encoding class I adenylate-forming enzyme family protein, whose protein sequence is MDWVRTRPFNRIRFTLDSTLTLANVADKASAAHHSGAVFYLQEPLPYSGLPERSVSAKEMLGFINRLGNVLLAAGLKRFDRVALYKTHSPDYFFLGLAIVKAGGIAVPINPRMPHRDLRNYLAHTGARFVITDPETFKGGVQELAPSSGVEKWLFTTSPGTVGVPSVVLSQELPRASDQLQPVELASDSDVMIVHTSGTTGFPKGVLIGNSGIMSALRANLAMQPFSRKNKALFIGPYNHYATYLGMMTSLVGGAPVWVHSQFDAESVLRTIERERISVFVGFPDSYLKMYHHGLDKYDLGSMRAWMSAADASHEVHIRAFTQHGALFRVFGRPVIRAVFVDAWGTSELGFFGLSRISTSGTKQFSRCIGRPSIFGHKVKIADETGRELKPGQVGRFMVKGPMLFKGYWNAHDRLHGVVIDGWWWTGDVGYRDGSGRFFQLDRAVDVVETRQGPVYTLPIEEQLLKLPEVGEAVVIGVPDADGSTVPSAVIQLNPGMTADADELLRRANQKLEAKDALRRIVFVEESQIPRGLTGKVLKRQVRERFAHLLVGERPQAAVA, encoded by the coding sequence ATGGACTGGGTTCGCACACGGCCCTTCAACCGGATTCGGTTCACCCTGGATTCAACGCTGACCCTGGCCAATGTGGCCGACAAGGCCTCCGCGGCGCACCACTCGGGCGCGGTCTTCTATCTCCAGGAGCCGCTGCCCTACAGCGGCCTGCCCGAGCGCTCCGTGAGCGCCAAGGAGATGCTGGGCTTCATCAACCGCCTGGGCAATGTGTTGCTGGCCGCCGGGCTCAAGCGCTTCGACCGGGTCGCCCTCTACAAGACGCACAGCCCGGACTACTTCTTTCTCGGCCTGGCCATCGTGAAGGCCGGTGGGATCGCGGTTCCCATCAACCCCCGGATGCCCCACCGGGACCTGCGCAACTACCTGGCGCACACCGGCGCGCGCTTCGTCATCACGGATCCGGAGACCTTCAAGGGCGGGGTGCAGGAGCTGGCCCCCAGCTCGGGCGTGGAGAAGTGGCTCTTCACCACCTCCCCGGGCACGGTGGGCGTCCCCTCGGTGGTCCTCTCGCAGGAGCTGCCCCGGGCCTCGGATCAGCTCCAGCCGGTGGAGCTGGCGAGCGACTCGGACGTGATGATCGTCCACACGTCGGGCACGACGGGCTTCCCCAAGGGGGTGCTCATCGGCAACAGCGGCATCATGAGCGCGCTGCGGGCGAACCTGGCCATGCAGCCGTTCTCCCGGAAGAACAAGGCCCTGTTCATCGGGCCCTACAACCACTACGCCACCTACCTGGGGATGATGACCTCGCTGGTGGGCGGGGCGCCGGTGTGGGTGCACAGCCAGTTCGATGCGGAGAGCGTGCTGCGGACCATCGAGCGGGAGCGGATCTCCGTCTTCGTGGGGTTCCCGGACTCGTACCTCAAGATGTACCACCATGGGCTCGACAAGTACGATCTCGGCTCCATGCGCGCCTGGATGTCCGCCGCGGACGCCAGCCACGAGGTCCACATCCGCGCCTTCACCCAGCATGGCGCCCTGTTCCGCGTGTTCGGACGCCCCGTCATCCGCGCGGTGTTCGTCGATGCGTGGGGGACCTCGGAGCTGGGCTTCTTCGGGCTGTCGCGCATCTCCACCTCGGGGACGAAGCAGTTCAGCCGCTGCATCGGCCGGCCCTCCATCTTCGGCCACAAGGTCAAGATCGCCGACGAGACGGGCCGGGAGCTCAAGCCGGGCCAGGTGGGACGGTTCATGGTGAAGGGCCCCATGCTGTTCAAGGGGTACTGGAACGCGCATGACCGCCTGCATGGCGTGGTCATCGACGGGTGGTGGTGGACGGGCGATGTCGGCTACCGCGATGGCTCCGGCCGCTTCTTCCAGCTGGACCGGGCCGTCGACGTGGTGGAGACCCGCCAGGGTCCCGTCTACACCCTCCCCATCGAGGAGCAGCTGCTCAAGCTCCCCGAGGTCGGCGAGGCGGTAGTCATCGGCGTGCCCGATGCCGATGGCAGCACGGTGCCGAGCGCCGTCATCCAGCTGAACCCTGGCATGACCGCGGACGCGGACGAGCTGCTGCGGCGGGCGAACCAGAAGCTGGAGGCCAAGGACGCGCTGCGACGGATCGTCTTCGTGGAGGAGTCGCAGATTCCCCGGGGGCTGACCGGCAAGGTTCTCAAGCGCCAGGTGCGCGAGCGCTTCGCCCACCTGCTCGTGGGAGAGCGCCCCCAGGCCGCCGTGGCCTGA
- the paaA gene encoding 1,2-phenylacetyl-CoA epoxidase subunit PaaA: MAGTVRSEQEFIAHVQSGGVVEAGDWMPEGYRRAVIRFIEMHANSEYMGALLERDWIARAPTLERRIAITSKVQDEVGHAQHLYCLLEDLGRPRAEVLSDLLEGRSRYNSFFHYPTASWADVGIIAWLSDAASIIAQKALLQTSYGPYRRILPKICWEEAFHVVHGREIMRTLLSGTRQQRDMAQEALTRWWPRLIYFHGPPTPAEKDADLTIWKLKGRPNEDMRQEFLRLYIPKIHKWGLQLPDPQLSFDEPSQRWRYTQADWEQVRLIGRGQGPASQAQLEIRRRAMEDNRWVAETLAPVPPAQEASR; this comes from the coding sequence ATGGCAGGCACCGTGAGGTCGGAGCAGGAGTTCATCGCTCACGTCCAGTCCGGAGGCGTCGTCGAGGCGGGTGATTGGATGCCGGAAGGTTACCGGCGCGCCGTCATCCGCTTCATCGAGATGCACGCGAACTCCGAGTACATGGGGGCGCTGCTGGAGCGCGACTGGATTGCGCGCGCGCCCACGCTCGAGCGCCGGATCGCCATCACCTCCAAGGTGCAGGATGAGGTGGGCCATGCGCAGCACCTCTATTGCCTGCTGGAGGATCTCGGGCGGCCGCGCGCGGAGGTGCTGAGCGACTTGCTGGAGGGGCGCTCCCGGTACAACAGCTTCTTCCACTACCCCACGGCGTCCTGGGCGGACGTGGGCATCATCGCGTGGCTGTCCGATGCCGCGTCGATCATCGCGCAGAAGGCCCTGCTCCAGACGAGCTATGGGCCCTACCGCCGCATCCTGCCGAAGATCTGCTGGGAGGAGGCCTTCCACGTCGTGCATGGCCGGGAGATCATGCGCACGCTGCTGTCCGGCACGCGGCAGCAGCGCGACATGGCGCAGGAGGCGCTGACGCGGTGGTGGCCGCGGCTGATCTACTTCCATGGGCCCCCCACGCCCGCGGAGAAAGACGCCGATCTCACGATCTGGAAGCTGAAGGGCCGGCCCAACGAGGACATGCGCCAGGAGTTCCTGCGGCTCTACATTCCCAAGATTCACAAGTGGGGGCTCCAGCTGCCGGATCCCCAGCTGTCCTTCGACGAGCCGTCGCAGCGCTGGCGCTACACGCAGGCGGACTGGGAGCAGGTGCGCCTCATTGGCCGGGGCCAAGGGCCCGCCAGCCAGGCGCAGCTCGAGATCCGCCGCCGCGCCATGGAGGACAACCGCTGGGTGGCGGAGACCTTGGCGCCCGTGCCCCCTGCGCAGGAGGCCTCCCGGTGA
- the paaC gene encoding 1,2-phenylacetyl-CoA epoxidase subunit PaaC, which yields MRTFEPRVELLLALADDELLLGHRDSEWTGVAPNVEEDVAFSSIAQDEVGHAMALYGLAGPWLGQDVNALVFSREPRDFRHARLLEAPRGDFAFTIVRRFVYELADRLRIEALGASALVPLAELARKIRREEVLHFDHAWLWLRRLSAREPGRARIEQALQAVLPAAAGLLVALPSEEPLLSEGVLPGSWEPLWATWREQLLQHLGHIGFAHLAEGLAYTRAALDRYAVPSPTFLAIHRDVTEVSRLAPGGHW from the coding sequence ATGCGCACCTTTGAGCCCCGCGTGGAGCTGCTTCTGGCGCTCGCCGACGATGAACTCCTGCTGGGCCACCGTGACTCCGAGTGGACGGGCGTCGCGCCCAATGTCGAGGAGGATGTCGCCTTCAGCTCCATCGCGCAGGACGAGGTCGGCCATGCGATGGCGCTCTATGGGCTCGCCGGCCCGTGGTTGGGCCAGGATGTGAACGCCCTGGTGTTCTCCCGGGAGCCGCGGGACTTCCGCCACGCGCGCCTGCTCGAGGCGCCCCGGGGGGACTTCGCGTTCACCATCGTCCGCCGCTTCGTCTACGAGCTGGCGGACCGGCTGCGCATCGAGGCGCTGGGCGCGTCGGCGCTGGTGCCGCTCGCGGAGCTCGCGCGGAAGATCCGCCGCGAGGAAGTGCTCCACTTCGACCATGCCTGGCTGTGGCTGCGCCGGCTGTCGGCGAGGGAGCCGGGCCGCGCCCGCATCGAACAGGCGCTCCAGGCGGTGCTCCCCGCGGCCGCGGGGCTGCTGGTGGCCCTGCCCTCGGAGGAGCCGCTGCTCTCGGAGGGGGTGCTGCCCGGCTCGTGGGAGCCGCTCTGGGCCACGTGGCGGGAGCAACTGCTGCAGCACCTGGGGCACATCGGCTTCGCCCACCTCGCCGAGGGGCTGGCCTATACCCGCGCGGCGCTCGACCGCTATGCCGTCCCGTCGCCCACGTTCCTGGCCATCCACCGGGACGTCACCGAGGTGAGCCGGCTGGCTCCGGGAGGCCACTGGTGA
- the paaD gene encoding 1,2-phenylacetyl-CoA epoxidase subunit PaaD, translated as MSPPEGGASAVWTALDGVNDPELPVISIVQLGMVRDVRVDGARCTVVFSPTFLGCPASRLISREIEQAVRGLGLEPDVQVSHAKPWSPGQISAQGREALRAVHISIGHGAVTEEGALGGLESLEKDRVPCTRCGSEDTVLISAFGSTRCRAVRRCKPCQGLFEQLKPL; from the coding sequence GTGAGCCCGCCCGAGGGGGGGGCCTCGGCGGTGTGGACCGCGCTCGATGGCGTGAATGATCCGGAGCTGCCGGTCATCTCCATCGTGCAGCTGGGCATGGTCCGGGACGTGCGCGTCGACGGCGCGCGGTGCACCGTCGTGTTCTCGCCCACCTTTCTGGGCTGCCCCGCGAGCCGGCTCATCTCCCGGGAGATCGAACAGGCTGTGCGGGGGCTCGGCCTCGAGCCGGATGTCCAGGTGTCGCACGCCAAGCCCTGGAGCCCCGGGCAGATCAGCGCCCAGGGGCGCGAGGCGCTGCGCGCGGTGCACATCAGCATTGGCCACGGCGCCGTCACGGAGGAGGGCGCCCTGGGGGGGCTCGAGTCGCTGGAGAAGGACCGCGTGCCCTGCACCCGCTGTGGCAGCGAGGACACGGTCCTGATCAGCGCGTTTGGCTCCACCCGGTGCCGTGCCGTCCGCAGGTGCAAGCCTTGCCAGGGTCTTTTCGAGCAGCTCAAGCCCCTGTAA
- a CDS encoding efflux RND transporter permease subunit — translation MISRLLDQFFAWYADVFLRRRYVFLAAMLVGVATLAAFVPKLRFDNSPESFFLREDKTLERYQHFQALFGTDEYALIVFERKEPWTQEFIEQLRTLTDRLAKVPDVLEATSIANVRHVVGEDDQLIVEDFIPLEMKEPAELEARRKAAQEHPYYRDMFVSADGTSLGLVLKTQIHAGEIDYKIEMTKRFRALLAEEPYRAWGARVVGSPVLDADVREIMSRESGTFCVLVLLLMSAVFYIVFRSWLAVVLPITVALLSVVCALGLMGLTGMPFTLVSAIIPSFLISTGVGPSIFLLSAFFNTVNEGRSPREAVAEALRHSASSSVLSMVTTAAGLFAFSVSKIRPIEELGRTMGTALGISFCITLILVPFVLAGRKHIAASAKRKDMLEGRVQGLRTWAEMVMRHRRKIIVIFSLFVATALSGALRLRSDYHYLGVFKTSTPLRQDYDYVERAMKASTSIEVLIDTGKPDGVKNPALLQAMLGLERTVAERFASMGAKPYSVADLTSEINQALSNGNPEAYTIPATANAVAENLLLYQLSGDDELTSLVSSDFRYARIRIAVANRPDQENQAVFAVIQEYTGKHLGAAVGSPKVEVTGLIHLWAAIDSYLAQTELEALLITVLAVALVMIAVFRSVLLGLLVAALNASAVLGTLGLMGYLGIWLDPYTILIASFALGILDDDSIHIVRDIQRQYAQTGDLRVAIVNASSSAGQGIFYLSAALACGFATYAFSTVASLSKFGLLIAFTVVLGAVTEFIFAPAVLKAVGEPLFRRSRLPAHAPPGAALAEVKSVPGLSGTHEDTSSDFRKEASK, via the coding sequence GTGATTTCACGGCTCCTCGATCAATTCTTCGCCTGGTACGCGGATGTGTTCCTGCGCCGGCGCTACGTGTTCCTCGCGGCCATGCTCGTGGGGGTGGCCACCCTGGCGGCGTTCGTCCCGAAGCTGCGCTTCGACAACTCGCCCGAGTCGTTCTTCCTCCGGGAAGACAAGACGCTGGAGCGCTACCAGCATTTCCAGGCGCTGTTCGGCACGGATGAGTACGCGCTCATCGTCTTCGAGCGGAAGGAGCCCTGGACCCAGGAGTTCATCGAGCAGCTCCGGACGCTCACGGACCGGCTCGCCAAGGTGCCCGATGTGCTCGAGGCCACCTCCATCGCCAACGTGCGCCACGTGGTGGGCGAGGACGACCAGCTCATCGTCGAGGACTTCATCCCCCTGGAGATGAAGGAGCCGGCGGAGCTGGAGGCCCGGCGCAAGGCCGCGCAGGAGCACCCCTACTACCGGGACATGTTCGTGAGCGCGGATGGCACCTCGCTGGGCCTCGTGCTCAAGACGCAGATCCACGCGGGGGAGATCGACTACAAGATCGAGATGACCAAGCGCTTCCGGGCCCTCCTGGCCGAGGAGCCCTACCGGGCCTGGGGGGCCCGCGTGGTGGGCAGCCCCGTGCTGGACGCGGACGTCCGGGAGATCATGTCCCGGGAGAGTGGCACCTTCTGTGTGCTCGTCCTGCTCCTGATGAGCGCGGTGTTCTACATCGTCTTCCGCAGCTGGCTGGCGGTGGTGCTGCCCATCACGGTGGCGCTGCTCTCGGTGGTCTGCGCCCTGGGGTTGATGGGGCTCACCGGGATGCCCTTCACGCTCGTCTCGGCGATCATCCCGTCCTTCCTCATCTCCACCGGCGTGGGGCCGAGCATCTTCCTGCTCTCGGCGTTCTTCAACACCGTCAACGAGGGGCGCTCCCCGCGCGAGGCCGTGGCCGAGGCGCTGCGGCACTCGGCCTCCTCGAGCGTGCTGTCGATGGTGACCACGGCGGCGGGCCTGTTCGCCTTCTCCGTCTCGAAGATCCGCCCCATCGAGGAGCTGGGCCGCACGATGGGGACCGCGCTCGGCATCTCCTTCTGCATCACGCTCATCCTCGTCCCCTTCGTGCTGGCGGGGCGCAAGCACATCGCCGCCTCCGCGAAGCGCAAGGACATGCTGGAGGGGCGGGTGCAGGGGCTGCGCACCTGGGCCGAGATGGTGATGCGCCACCGGCGCAAAATCATCGTCATCTTCAGCCTGTTCGTCGCCACGGCGCTCTCCGGCGCGCTCCGGCTCCGCTCGGACTACCACTACCTGGGCGTCTTCAAGACCTCCACCCCGCTGCGGCAGGACTACGACTACGTCGAGCGGGCGATGAAGGCGAGCACGTCGATCGAGGTGCTCATCGACACGGGCAAGCCCGATGGCGTGAAGAACCCGGCCCTGCTCCAGGCCATGCTCGGCCTGGAGCGCACCGTGGCCGAGCGCTTCGCCAGCATGGGCGCCAAGCCCTACAGCGTGGCGGACCTGACCAGTGAAATTAACCAGGCGCTGAGCAACGGCAATCCCGAGGCCTACACCATCCCGGCCACGGCCAACGCGGTGGCCGAGAACCTGCTCCTGTACCAGCTCTCGGGCGACGACGAGCTCACCAGCCTCGTCAGCTCCGACTTCCGCTACGCGCGCATCCGCATCGCGGTGGCGAACCGGCCGGACCAGGAGAACCAGGCGGTCTTCGCCGTCATCCAGGAGTACACCGGCAAGCACCTGGGCGCGGCCGTGGGCAGCCCCAAGGTGGAGGTGACGGGGCTCATCCACCTGTGGGCCGCCATCGACAGCTACCTGGCCCAGACGGAGCTCGAGGCGCTGCTCATCACGGTGCTGGCCGTGGCCCTGGTGATGATCGCCGTCTTCCGCTCGGTGCTGCTGGGGCTGCTGGTGGCCGCGCTCAACGCCTCGGCGGTGCTGGGCACGCTGGGGCTCATGGGCTACCTGGGCATCTGGCTCGACCCCTACACCATCCTCATCGCCAGCTTCGCCCTGGGCATCCTGGACGATGACTCCATCCACATCGTGCGCGACATCCAGCGCCAGTACGCGCAGACCGGGGACTTGCGGGTGGCCATCGTGAACGCCAGCTCCTCGGCGGGACAGGGCATCTTCTATCTGTCGGCGGCGCTGGCGTGCGGCTTCGCCACCTATGCCTTCTCCACGGTGGCGAGCCTGAGCAAGTTCGGGCTGCTCATCGCCTTCACCGTGGTGCTCGGCGCGGTGACGGAGTTCATCTTCGCGCCCGCGGTGCTCAAGGCCGTGGGCGAGCCGCTGTTCCGCCGCTCCCGGCTCCCGGCGCATGCGCCGCCCGGGGCGGCCCTGGCCGAGGTGAAGTCCGTGCCCGGCCTGAGCGGCACGCACGAGGACACGTCGTCGGATTTCCGGAAGGAGGCCAGCAAGTGA
- a CDS encoding outer membrane lipoprotein-sorting protein yields the protein MSGYGMKFGLLPFALMGAAVLLGPTRAHADDITGSGAAVLTQIAASDSWGFADAELKAQALIREKDGKSRTVRFSAQSRYYEGTLTKSLVRFLAPPDLNGVKFLQVQKRDTDDERYIYLPELKRVRRVSGKLRAGSFMTTDFAFADLDRRELRFAEATALPDEKVGDTVCNRLTVKPTSSDAQYSRLEVWARKDNHMILKSQMYDLKGAHAKTFTVEESKQIQGRWFVTRSRMENHSGQRATTLVLEQIVPRKDFPDNLFDSRRLEQE from the coding sequence ATGAGCGGATACGGCATGAAGTTCGGGCTTCTCCCCTTCGCCCTGATGGGGGCCGCGGTGCTCTTGGGGCCCACGCGGGCCCACGCGGACGACATCACCGGCAGCGGCGCCGCCGTCCTGACGCAGATCGCCGCGTCGGACAGCTGGGGCTTCGCCGATGCGGAGCTCAAGGCCCAGGCGCTCATCCGCGAGAAGGATGGGAAGAGCCGCACGGTGCGCTTCTCGGCGCAGTCGCGCTACTACGAGGGGACGCTGACCAAGAGCCTGGTGCGCTTCCTGGCGCCGCCGGACCTCAACGGCGTCAAGTTCCTGCAGGTCCAGAAGCGGGACACGGATGACGAGCGCTACATCTACCTGCCCGAGCTCAAGCGGGTCCGGCGCGTCTCCGGCAAGCTGCGCGCCGGCTCGTTCATGACCACCGACTTCGCGTTCGCCGACCTGGACCGGCGCGAGCTCCGGTTCGCGGAGGCCACCGCCCTGCCCGATGAAAAGGTGGGGGACACCGTGTGCAACCGCTTGACCGTGAAGCCCACCTCCAGCGACGCGCAGTACTCGCGGCTCGAGGTGTGGGCGCGCAAGGACAACCACATGATCCTCAAGTCCCAGATGTACGATCTCAAGGGCGCTCACGCCAAGACGTTCACCGTCGAGGAGAGCAAGCAGATCCAGGGGCGGTGGTTCGTCACCCGCTCCCGCATGGAGAACCACTCGGGGCAGCGGGCCACGACGCTCGTGCTCGAGCAGATCGTCCCGCGCAAGGACTTCCCGGACAACCTCTTCGACTCCCGCCGGCTGGAGCAGGAGTAG